CTCCTTGGGTCTCGCTTTTGTCAAAGGCCAGTGAATCTTTGCCTGGCAATGTTCACATTCTCCAAAGGGCCTCAGCAATGTGGCGGAGAGAGAGCTCGGTGGGGCCAGCATGGAAAACAGGCCACTCACCCACCCCCGGCCAGCAGCTTCATGACCTCTTGGTGGAGGGCAGTGTCTCTGACTAGGGGGCCCCAAATTGGGAGAGTGGAATAGTGATGACACCTGGAGGCCTCCAGGCTTCAGGTGACGCACTCCCTTCTGGTGCTGAGCCTCTGTTGTGTCGGACACTTCATGAGCACTTGCTACGTGTTTGATAATATCACATTTAACATCTATGTCAACGGAGATGGCTCTGTGCCCCCTACGAAGACATCCTTTACATCATTATGCAGAGCAATTTTGCTCCTCAAATCTCTCCATTCCAAAAGCCTTCGTTGGTTTGGAGATGAAAAAGGAGACAGGGGGGCTGAAAATTGGCCGGGAGCAGGGGGAATGAGGAACATTTTGCAGGGACCAACTGCCATGATGAGAAACTCTGGGCCTTTTTGCCCCTTTTGAGGGATAGATTTACCCTGTTGAATCCACTGTGCTTTTCACTGCTCTTTGGGAGTCAAGTGGTGCTACCTTCTGATTGCAGCATTGTGCTGAGATGGCATGAGGTGGCCCAGCCTTATTCAGTTACACTTTCATAAATCCTCACACTAACCCTTATGAAGCTATCCCTGTTTTgcagaggaagagactgaggttcagagtgatCACATGACACGTCCAGGATGTGACAAGGGAGAGCCAGCATTCCAACTCAGATTTGCCTGATCCCAAAGCTATGTGCCATTCACTCCCTGACAGAGCTGTCCATTCCAAGGACTGAACTGTGACCCTCAGGCCCCCCATTGCTAAATTACATTCTGGCCAGTCACACCTGGGATTTATATCGTACTTAGGCAGTGAGAAGGAGTTGCTAATAAATGAGTAATGACATTATTTTGATAACTTCTGCTGCATAGCAGACTGCCTCAAAATATAGTGGTATGAAACAACAACAATCTTATTTCACTCACGAGTTCCTGAGTCAGGAGTTTGGGAAGTTCTCGTCTGGGCAGTTCTGGCTTGGAGATTCCCATGCAGATGCAGTCAGATGTTGGTTGGGGCTGCAGCCATCCAAAGGCTCACCTGGGCTGGATGTCGAGGATGGCTCAATCTTGGGGCTGGCAGCTGaagctggctgttggctgggagctCACCAGGGCTGTCAACCAAACACCTGTGCATGGTTGCCAAAGCAGTTTCCTCAACCAGGGGCAATTTTGCACCCTCccagaacatttttattgattataaCTTGGGTGCTGCTGGCAACTGGTGGATAGAGGCAGGGAAGCTGCTTAACATCCTGCAAAGCACATGACAGCTCCCCTCAATAAAGAACTGTGcaacccaaaatgtcaacaggGCCGAGGTGGAGAAACCCTGCTCCAAAGCCTGGGGGTCTCGGGGTCGTAGGACGTCTTACCTGGGTGCCGCTTCCCCCTTGACTGAGCTCCCAAGGGAACTAGGTGGCCACCACATGTCCTTTTATGACCCAGCTTCAGAAGTCACATAGCATGGGTACTGGTGGGAGCAGTCACACACCTGCCTAGACTCAAGCGGAGGAGATGTTTGTGGACCCCATCTCTCAATGGAAGGCGAGTCTGAGAATCAGCGGTCACTTTTTGACCATCATAGAATAAACTGGGGATCAGCACCATGGGAAGCAGGCAGATCACAGAACCGCTGGGGGTTGCCCTCTGGTCACCAGGTTGTCCTGCTGGAAGCTGGCCAAGCTGGCACTGAGTCACTAGACCAGCTCACAGGAGCAGCAGGTGTAAGTGGCTCAGGAGCCCTGACAGGAACCCCTGGTCCCCAAACCCTTCATCAAACATCACTGGGTTTTCTCTGGGCTAGGTGGAAATGGAGATCAGGGTGTCTGCCTTGGACTGTCCTTCTATCTCTTCCCCCTTTCTCTACAGTTAAACCCCATCCGTCCTCCCCTGCCAGTCTCTAACTGGGCCCTCCCTCACGCCTGTACCCTCACCTACCTCCAAGCACCTAAGCACTTCGTTGCAAGTCCTTTTATTATTGGCTTGGGCAGGGAAATGTGCCATTTGTGATTTAATTTCCACAAGACATTTGTCCCTCATTGCTAGTCATGGATGGTAATTAGTGACTATTAATTCCTGATAATTAACAAGCTAATACTTAGAGGTAATGGCACCTGGGTAATCATCTTAAAAGGCTCAAAGCTGCCGTGCTTTCGAGGCCCCAAGCTCCAAAGGATGACACTACATTTCAGCATCTCTCCCCTGGGAGCTGGGACTGCGTTTTGTTTACCAGGGCAGTGATTGGAGAATTGACAAATCTAGcctttagttttcttctctgaatttaaaaataatacgtATTCTGTTTGAAGCTTTGTTGAGCCCAGAAAAGTATAGaggaaatcaaatatatataacCTTATTACCTGGAAACATCCACGGTCAaagttttggtttatttcttcccaatctgtgaattttttttcacaatagaGTTTGTGTTAAATATGTGCTTCCACATCCAGCTTTATTTGTGTAATATTACAACATAAACATCTTCCCTTATGGCAGCATCTTATCAAATatgtctgcctcccccagcagAAAAATCAAAAACTGTTGTAGAGAGGGGGGTGGAATTCATGGGAAAAGAAGGAACAGCGATGTGAAAGGAAAGACTTGAGCCTCATTAGGTGGGAACAAGGAATTCATTCTAGAGCAGAGGGTCTTTGTGGGGACTCCTGTCCCTGCCCCGACTAACCGAGGACATTGGGTAGAAAAATACGTGCACAGTTACATAAGAAGGAAGACTGGAAGGCAGTGACCTAAGATGTTAATAAGGGTGTTGATTTCAGCGTGGGGTGGCGCCAGTCATTTTCATCTTCTGCCTTACGATTTTTCTGTGCAGCACAGAGAAAAAAGCATTGAATCAGCCTTCCAAATCTTTTCAGCACACACTCTTTTCCATCTACAGAACTGCCTGCGTGATCGCAGGTAAAGTCTCCCCGCTGGGCCTTGATTTCTttctgtgtggtgtgagggaaATATTGGTCCTCCTGCCCTAAGAGGTGCTGAGTGAGAACGCACCTCCAGGAAATCGATATGAAAAGATACGCCCAGGTGACTCCCGTCAGTAAGCCCAGTAGGATCTTGAGTAGCACTTGGCTATTGGTAAAGACAGTCTTCCAAAATTCTGTGTCACGTACGTGTCTGGATTCCCTAGTGGCCCACCCTGGGGGTGCCTCTTCATCCCAACACTTCTTGAACCTGTTTATTTCTTCCGTAGGGAGGCAGTGTAGCTGCCACACAGACTTTAGACcgagacctgggtttaaatccacAGTCTGCCACACACCCGCGATGTCCGGAGGCTGCTTAgcatctctaagcctcagtttccccatccatgaAATGGGGCCAGTACGCCCTACTGATGGGGTGGTTGTGAGGTCCTAACGAGATACTGTGCCGTAAAGGGCTTTTCAGTACTCAGTCAACGATGattgatttacaaataaaaaatatttcctaattgaAGTGTAAATTCAACTGCATAATGAGTGAGGTTGTTATCTTCCGCTCTGTGTGGAGTTCCATAAATGGGTTCCCTGCTCTGGAAAGGGACTTTTCGGTTTTCCCAAGCTCACTCCAGGCTTCAAGCTCAGCTATTATAGAGTTCGGCAGCTTGGGTCAACTTGggccttttcttttatttcttgcttttacaGATTCAGATCCAATCTTCTCTCCAGTTTCACCTTCCCAAATCTCCAAGATCTGAATCTTTTCTGTCTACCAAGCTTACCATTAAAACTGGCTGTTCAGCTCTGACCGGCGCTAGCTGTTGTATTTAGAAGCCCTGATCCGTCGACTCTGCAAAAACAGGGTCTTTGCCCATTGTTGGCTAATAGCAATGCCTTACACCAGGCTTGGGCGTTAGGTTTTGCAAAGCACGTCCACCTCTGCTGTTGCATTTACTCTCCCAGCAGTTTTGCTCTGTTATTCTTCAAGGGGGGACAGCACTGTCCCCTAAGTGGATTTCACAGAACGAAATACCACTGTGTGGTCACgtaagtttggaaaacactgggaTGAGCCAAGCTAAACAGACTTTTCAGGCCTTTAACCTGTAACTGTGCAGTGCGATTCTTCAAGATCTAGATGCAGTGTTTccacaagattttttttcaccAGAGTCCCTTTTGCTAGAATATTCCGTGGAAGTTTTGCTCCATGGACCCTCATTTGGAAAGGTCTCAAGACTGAGGCAGGATGAAGTTTAAATGTAGGCACCACCATTTGCTGGCTGAGTGATCTCGGGCgagtttctcaacctctctgaTTCTCAGTTTGCTTACCCATAAAACTGGGGTGGTAAGAAggttgtaaagattaaaatgaaGTGCTGAGCAGAGTGCAATGATAAACATTCAATGTaatttagcttttattattatccTCTTCCTCTAGGTTACCTGGGAGAGGAATGGATCCCAGAAAGGCAAATTTCCCAACGTTGCACAGTTACTAAGTGAGAGAGCCGAGAATTAGATCTAGGTGTCCTGCCTCTCAGTTCAAGGCTCTTCACCGCTTATGGGGCTGTTACTCTCATTCAGGCAACTTACCCATttgttcttctctccttcccttaccTCCATTCCTTCTGGCAGACATTGGGGTTTTGTGAGCCTCAAATATAAGTGAAAGTACTTAGGAAACTGCTAGAAAAATCCTAATGATCATGACCCGTGGCATTACCCATCCCAGCAGTCCGTGTAGTTGATTCCCAAAGGCACCTCCAGACAGCCTGCCCTGCCACCCCTCACGTCCTCCTCGGGACCCAAGGTTCCACCGGTTGAAATACTGCCCACGCTGGTGTCATGGTCATGATGCCGTCATTTCATGCTTTTCCGGCTTGTGAACTCCGACAGTGCTTCTGATTCCTTTGCTTCTGCCATGGCCGCCATCACAGGGCACCTCACACCGTAGGTGCTGTATGAGATATTTGTAACCCAGTCAGGGCCCAAGCTATCCAGCTGCCCCTCCCACACCACTGCGTGCAGAATGGCTTGGCTTAGTGGGGAGGGCTGGCTGTTTTGCAgtttattttccccttctttgtcAAAGTCAGTGCAGGAGGGATGGGCTTGGATTAAACCCCTTTGCTCTCCAGCCTGGTGGACAGGTAGGTACGTGCCTTTGCTTCCAGGCACTCACATGCCTCCAGGAAGCCGGCACGGTGGTTATTCTCTCCCTTGTCAGCTGATAGAGCAGGGTTGGTGCTGTGGAATCTAGGCCAGGATGTCCCTTCTTCTTGCAAAGAGCACCCATTTTCCTCCCCTTCCATCTTTTCCCTGCCCCTCCAGCAAGCTCAGACTCTGCAGATGAATCAATGATCGTGAGTGTGGTTTCTGTCCCCTTTAAGCTGGCTGAGCTGAGAGCCACCTTTCCTCAGCTGAGATTCGATGCCGTGCCTGGGGGAGGGCTTCTGGGTCACCCCCCGGGGCCCCGAGGGTGATGGCCTGAGCCTTCCCATCACAGGTGCTGTGGCACCTGACTCTTCCCTGAACATTAACATCCTCTTGCAAAATTTCCGACTTTGCATTATTGCAAGGGGCCAGTGAAAGTTGCTCCCAGCCTGGCAACATTCATTGCAAGCATGACCGGCTTAAGGGAGATTCCCCAGACCCTGCCTTCTTCTAGAAATAGCTCTGCTGTTTCACTCAGCCCCACTGGGCGACCCTCTTCTGGGCTCTGACCATATCCTGAGCTTTCCTGGCCACAGCAGTCACTACATTGTACTGTAGTCACCTGTTTGCTTGGCACAGTGCTCCTGGGACTTCAGCTGGTATATGACTCACCTGAATCGTGTTAAAATGCAGCTTCTGACTTAGAAAGTTGGAggggcctgggattctgcatttctaccaCGCTTCTGGGGGAtgtggatgctgctggtccaATGGCCACACTTCAAACAGCAAAGAGCAATCCTCACCCTGAGCTGCAATTAGAACCACTGGGAGCACAACGATGCCACTGCCCTGACATGAGCCCAGTTACATCAGAATCTCTCAGAGTGGCACCCGGGCATTAAGGATTTTTAGACACTGCCCGGGTGATTCCAGATTCCAGCCAGAGTTCAGAAGCTCTGAGCTGGGCTGTGGGCTCTGTGGGGCGGCATCTGCTTGCCTTACTCCTCACTTTTCCCAGCTCCATCACTGAGCCCAGGGCTTGGCCCAGGCAGGTGTCAGTAGGTGTGCGCGTGGCTCACCTTGCGTCGACTCTGAGCTTCTCTGTGGCTGACTCAGAGCTGGCTCCTACCAACACCGCATGCTGGGCAGGCACGAGTCAGACAATGAGGTGGGTTTAGGAGGCCTGTTGAACGTGGCCTGGGGTGTGGCTTCTTTCCCGTGGCCCACCCGGGTCTACAGCTGATTAGAATCCATGAGGAAGACACCTTCCGGGAAGCCTGCCTTCTCTACccctcagcctctcccccagACTCCTGCCGCTTCCCTGCCTGGGCCCCGCTGCTCTCTGCCAGGATGCGCTCATGCTCAGAGTCCCTCTCATCCCAGGGAAGCCCACCCTGGCAGAGTTCgtgcctccatccctcctccctgccccccccccccggctcttGGGCAGAtctctcccacagcccccaccaaGCTGCATTCCGGCTGCCTTGAGGGTGCCTTAGTCTTCTAGATGGGAACTCTTCGAGGCCAAGGATAACGTCAGGTTCATCCTTTTGTCTCCCCTGGCAGGCACAATggattgctgaatgaatgagtgaatgaatggcaTTATCCAGCCAGGGGGTCTCCCAGAGAGAACCAGGCAGCCCCTTGCAGTGGCCTGTCAAGAAAGCTGTGAATTtctggtggggagaaggaggtggcaCCTCGGTCGCCATGGCCTGACATCCAGGGAGCTGGCCTGTTGGTTTTCAGTCATCCATTTGGCCTGGCCCGGCTGACTCAGTTACCCTCCAAAGGCCCCTCACCGTGGCCTCCTCAGAACCTTGGCTGCTACTGCCTGCTCACTCTCTCTTCTGCCCCCAGAGCCCACTCACCGCGGCTGGCACCGCGGCTGCGGGCTGCACGCTGACCGTCGGGAAGATGAGTGCCTGCGGGAGGAAGGCCCTGACCCTGCTGAGCAGCGTCTTTGCCGTGTGCggcctgggcctcctgggcaTCGCCGTCAGCACCGACTACTGGCTGTACCTGGAGGAGGGCGTGGTCCTGCCCCAGAACCAGAGCACCGAGATCAAGATGTCCCTGCACTCTGGCCTCTGGAGAGTCTGCTTCCTCGCAGGTAAGGGTGCCCGGGGTTGGGGACAGCCCTTCCCCGCCACCCCAAGAGAGCAGCAACCCCCACCAGGAAAACCTACCTATGAGacccccccccactcccctggGGGAGAGATGTCCCTGCTAGGAGGAGGCAGTTCACACCGGGTGAGCCTCATGAACTCCGGGCAGCGCTCCCGCCAACGCTCCTGCCAGCGATCAGGACTCAGTCCAAACTCCAGCCCCAATGTTTGAAGTCCATTTAGGCAAGTCCTCTCATCTCCTGGGACCTGGGTCTTCCCACCTGAAAGGGGAACGTGACCCCGGCTTCCCCACGCTCCATGCCCTGGCTGTGAGGCAGCCGTCGCACAGGTCCACCGCCCTTTCGCTCATCAGCTCGCTGAATCGTGGACCTCAGTGTCTTCCCAGGACCTGTTAACATGTCCGCTTTACAGACGAGGAGATGAAGACTCAGGGAGGTGCAGTCCCAGCATGGGCACGTTCTGGCgagggccctcttcctgctccGTAGCCAGcaccttctcgctgtgtcctcacgtggtggcaGGCAtgagggagctctgtggggtctctttgaTCAGGGCATTAAACCCATTCATGAGGGCCGCACCCTCATGACCTGAACACGTCCCAAAGGCCCCAACTCCAAGTACCATCTCCCTGACTCAGTGCCACTTGTCTCCACTCATTGGCAGGATGGGAAACACTTAGCACTTTCGCTGTTCCTGTGTCCGTGACACGGCAGAGAGAAAACACAAGTGCAGGTCTTCCCTGCAAGATGGTGTGGGTTTGGACTCCACCCATCTGGGCCTCCCACCCGCTTGCTAGGTCTTCCCTGGACCCCTTGGAGTTGCTACTCCAAGTGCTCTGTCCTTATCCGCTCACTGTGGCCCCAAACCAGCCCGCACGAGAAGAGCATCCTGCGCCCTGTAAGACTGGCCAGAAACACTGCAGGGTCGCGGGTCGCAGACCCTTTCTTGGAGGGCTCTGTAACCGATGTGAGCACGGGGCAGAGGGAGCACTTGGTCCTCCCAGCGTCATGGTCGGGCCctgggggatggggtggtggtTGGCGCCCACCAGTGTTTAGCAGGGAGGACACCTCAAGGCCTAGCCTCCCGGTGACATGCTGAGTCTACTTTGGGAATGGCACCTGACGctgacctcccctcccactgccctgaactgtgtgtgtctgtctctgcttAAATCTGAAGCAGAGTCTGAAGTCACCACCAAAGTGGTTGACAAGGCTTTGGGGGTTCTGCTCCATGACACCCGCTCTGGGGACCCAAGCCAGCCACGTGCCATCATTGGTGGAGTCTGTCCCAAAGTGACGAGTCAGCCACCAGACTTTGACTCCGTGTTGAGTTTGCAGTGCTGACTGCTTTCACATGACTCTTGGTGCTTCTCCAGGAAAGATATGTTGTCAGGTTGGGCGCCCACCCCCACTGTGGGCCACCAGCCAGGGACAGGACCCCCTAGGGTTTGGATCCAGCCCAGGCATAAATACACAATGGGTCAAAGATCCTAGAAGCATCTGGAAATACCACTTGAATCTGCTAACTTCAAATCCATATTCAAGGAGGACCTGGAAATGTAAGGGATGCTTGTCTCCACAGGCGAGGAGCGGGGCCGCTGCTTCACCATAGAGTACGTGATGCCCATGAACACCCAGCTGACCTCCGAGTCCACTGTCAACGTTCTAAGTAGGTGCCTCACACTTTCCAACCCGGGCCACGGGGTGGGCAGAGCAGAGCCGGGCAGAGGGGAGAGTCAGGGTGACCAGCTCGTTTCTCAAGAGCTCGTGTCCTTAGACTCAGCCGGCTGTGCTGGCCTGAGCTCACCagagccagctctgccacttatttaCCCAGTGGTGGCAGCAGGTTGCTGGAGTCGCCCAGTGTTGTGCCCTGAGCAAATGAGAAGGCGTCCGGACCCCGTGTCTTCCTCCGTTTGGGCTGTTATAATGAAATACCACACACTGAGCAGCTTAGAGACGACAGagatttaatttctctcagctcTGGAGATGAGAAGTTGGAGATCAAGGTGCCACGTGCTCACGTTCTGGTGAGGGCCCCCTCCCCGGTTCATAGCCggtgccttcttgctgtgtcctcacatggaggcagggaagagggagctCCGAGGGGTCTCCtccaagggcactaatcccattcatgagggctccaccctcatgacctaagtgCCTCCCAAAGACCCCCAACGCCAAATACCATCACACAGGGTGCTAGGTTTATCAAAATGAATTttgtgggggacacaaacattcacacCGTAGCACCCAGGGAACCGAAGCAAGCTCTCTGGTCCCCAGTGAGACTGACGTCACAGCCTTGCCTCACCAGAGCTGGTTCTGACCACCCGAGGAGGGGACGGAGCCCAAGATGCCCATGCAGGGTGGGGGCTTTGGGGACCGGCTGGCAGGTACTACCAGGAACACTTGCCTCACGGGGGTGAGCTGTGGGGAAGACACTCGAGGCTGACAGCATCCTTTCGTCCCTTAATTAGAAATGATTCGCTCGGCCACACCGTTCCCTCTGGTCAGCCTCTTCTTCATGTTCATTGGGTTTATCCTAAGCAACATCGGACACATCCGTCCCCACAGGACCATCCTGGCCTTTGTCTCTGGCATCTTTTTCATCCTCTCTGGTAAGTCGTGTCATTTTCGTTCATGCACTCTGGACTTGTGACATTTGATTCCTAACCAGCTCTGCTCTGGGAAGTTCTGGTCACGGCGGTGAGTCAGTTCCTGGCACGGGACCAGCTGAGCCAGTGGTCCAGGCAGTGGAGGAGACTGCTGATGACCGTGGGCCTGTCCCGCACCTCCGAGGAGCAGTGACCTGACCGGCCCCCCCCAccgggcagagctgggattagaaccccGGGTCCTCCTCACTCTGCACCATCACCACCCCTTCCTCCTTAGTTCCCACTGATGAGTATTCCTGTTTTTGAAGAGCTATGTCCTCATGTTTTTGCgtgaaagagaaagacaatgtGCCTTTGGAATAATGGCCTCTTCACCTCCCAGACCTCTACCATCCCCTGGAGATCCCTAAATTCCCCTTCACTTTCCAGGGATGCCCTGTTCTCCGTACCCTGGGCCCACCCCAGTTCCTTCTTTACGGATCTGTCTTCCTGCCGACTTCAGATTGTACTgcattattcattctttctttcatttattcatgtgtttattcattcattcgtgaTATCTGCCAGACCTTATCCTGGGAGCTGGAATCACTGTCTACTAGAAGGGCAGTGTAATAGGAGCTAGAAACAAGTGGACAGGAAACATGAACCCTGCAATGAAAGAGGCTGTGACAGCAGTCAGCAAGGACTGCTATGGGGGCCAAGAGCAGTGGCTGGAACTCAGACCAAGTGCCGGTCAGGGAGGACTCCAGGAGAAGGCAAGATGAAGGGTGAGTCAGAATTAGGTAAAGAACGTGagattggggtggggtggagcctggagggaagagagaggataaAGCTTTGGGGAGTTGAAGCGTAATGATTCCTCCTTGCGGTGGGAGCACAAGGAGGGATGTGGTGAGAGGTGAGCCTGGGGAAGGCACCTGAGGTCGCCTTATGGATTTGGGACTTTGTGAGAAGCCTCAGGAGGATTTTAAGCTGAGGAACAGCATGACAGATTTGGATTTTGGAATGACCTCTCTGGGGAatgacaggagggagggaagcaagaCAGGGGGCAGAGAGAGTGGGTGAGAGGCTGTTTAAATAGTacaggagagggggtgggggcccagaCTGAGgggatgagagaagagagaaatgagagggTTCAAGGCCTGCCTGGGAGGTAGACTCAGTAGGAGTAGGACTAAGACTTC
The sequence above is a segment of the Camelus ferus isolate YT-003-E chromosome 16, BCGSAC_Cfer_1.0, whole genome shotgun sequence genome. Coding sequences within it:
- the CACNG5 gene encoding voltage-dependent calcium channel gamma-5 subunit; translation: MSACGRKALTLLSSVFAVCGLGLLGIAVSTDYWLYLEEGVVLPQNQSTEIKMSLHSGLWRVCFLAGEERGRCFTIEYVMPMNTQLTSESTVNVLKMIRSATPFPLVSLFFMFIGFILSNIGHIRPHRTILAFVSGIFFILSGLSLVVGLVLYISSINDEMLNRTKDAETYFNYKYGWSFAFAAISFLLTESAGVMSVYLFMKRYTAEDMYRPHPSFYRPRLSNCSDYSGQFLHPDAWVRGRSPSDISSDASLQMNSNYPALLKCPDYDQMSSSPC